In Arctopsyche grandis isolate Sample6627 chromosome 13, ASM5162203v2, whole genome shotgun sequence, one DNA window encodes the following:
- the LOC143921657 gene encoding uncharacterized protein LOC143921657, with protein MQPSWCIFATTVALFLSPVNCSDLEYPQMDETCTSHLKTEGKCTVVEECNEIFMKFISATKNILFLDLVRRSQCGFDGFRPKVQDFCMVDVMDDILPKLFDYTGLTRCE; from the exons ATGCAGCCGAGTTGGTGCATCTTTGCAACAACGGTTGCACTTTTCTTGAGCCCCGTTAACTGTA GTGATTTAGAATATCCGCAAATGGATGAAACTTGCACATCTCACTTAAAAACTGAAGGGAAATGCACAGTTGTCGAAGAATGTAATGAAATCTTCATGAAATTTATATCAGcaacaaaaaacattttatttctcGATCTAGTGCGAAGGTCTCAATGCGGATTCGATGGCTTCCGACCAAAGGTACAAGATTTTTG TATGGTGGATGTGATGGATGATATTTTACCTAAGCTTTTCGAttataccgggttgacacggTGCGAGTAG